A window of the Acidithiobacillus thiooxidans ATCC 19377 genome harbors these coding sequences:
- a CDS encoding energy transducer TonB: MNTMVTNPSWSPQGPDKSEGHFGKALLVGAVMEIALLAGLLWISSAPPPPKPVVKKIIAIHMVHPAPPKPKPIPVPPPPKPVVQPKPVPVPRPKPIPQPRPVVHHTPAPKPLMAKTPLPTAPVVPPAPPVTPPAPPPPPPAPSMAARQAALARYAAMVRAQVQADAHVPEAVRLMHLSGTSVITFRLTPSGQLLWAKITQSSGVQPIDKAALQSVKEGNYPPFTKNMPKHATNFTVEVHLSSHSS, translated from the coding sequence ATGAATACCATGGTGACAAATCCTTCCTGGTCGCCCCAAGGGCCTGATAAGTCTGAGGGGCATTTTGGTAAGGCCCTGCTGGTGGGGGCGGTTATGGAAATTGCGCTGCTGGCAGGCCTGCTGTGGATCAGCTCGGCGCCGCCACCGCCCAAGCCGGTGGTGAAAAAAATCATCGCTATTCATATGGTGCATCCGGCGCCGCCTAAGCCTAAACCCATTCCGGTTCCGCCGCCGCCCAAACCAGTGGTGCAACCCAAGCCGGTACCGGTGCCGAGGCCCAAACCTATCCCCCAACCGCGTCCAGTGGTCCATCATACTCCGGCGCCCAAGCCGCTGATGGCCAAGACGCCGTTGCCGACTGCTCCAGTCGTACCGCCGGCGCCACCGGTAACACCACCTGCGCCGCCGCCGCCCCCTCCGGCTCCCAGTATGGCGGCGCGGCAGGCAGCATTGGCGCGCTATGCGGCCATGGTACGTGCCCAGGTTCAGGCCGATGCCCATGTGCCTGAGGCCGTGCGCCTGATGCACTTAAGTGGTACGTCAGTCATCACTTTCCGGTTGACCCCTTCCGGACAACTGCTTTGGGCCAAAATCACCCAGTCCAGTGGTGTGCAACCGATTGATAAGGCGGCTCTGCAATCCGTGAAAGAGGGTAACTATCCGCCCTTCACGAAAAACATGCCCAAGCATGCAACCAACTTTACGGTTGAAGTACATTTGTCCAGCCACTCCAGTTAA
- a CDS encoding TonB-dependent receptor: protein MYRKTNMRPLTLALAATGILGLIPLAHAGVTAQTRSARVRHKTNQQSIAVGEVSSNVVTQSAYAQHTPELPKQKHIFKSGISSKVLGRKEIEAAGPGAGGAQMLNFAPGVSTLASYGTGAAKAQISIDGIKQGWGNPKGSEAAHSIAISFDGIPMNNPATGLWQSPQVNQPSMIQGIHVTYGPGNPENRWYNNIGGGIDFVPIQPTNKPGASIGMSYGSNDFKNIHFDVRTGNFDGFSAVLAGGVSSGNSFLGVPSGTSLLSPSGVVLPSNSYAWFFKIRKRFRRGDDSFGAYLAKGSAYKPYDIPVSAASGTTINGFNNTTGKPIPGPLYSQQTSGFYNAVPYKIDSNSTWMFYNKLNVDIGAATWLHNDIWYRYGHRLHNRYVSYAVGAPNTNEYNDPHSETYGDKLWFDSKLPYNKLGFGGYFIKSRDNSKNAFYSQYAPYYATRFVPNDKYRSDFLDVTDVAAFFQDKIHPISSVDITPGVRVEQFQMNYTPFTTETFPESSQLYPKGNQAILPTDSRSLSAVEPSVNISWRPIHHLALFAGYSEAYQTPAFGGGGGPFQAIPASSLSLEKGQNYQAGFKVHVAHDGYLHHFLFSANWYFTRFSNQYLPITLTNGDVINADGTSDYEGVNIYAVDNPLYWLHTFANLSFQKAYFSNYTVKGKSYDGLPVANVPDATFNIGAYTKSFVDGILLEPRIWVQYTGPQSLYDSITKSPSATAKLPSYTLLNLALHSKIPMHMAYFRNVGVDVDLLNVLGNRYNSYEYISSGGTYGPNTKGDLIGLPGAPRTFYVSLTANF from the coding sequence ATGTACCGTAAAACAAATATGCGTCCATTAACCCTTGCCTTGGCCGCTACCGGCATCTTGGGCTTGATACCACTGGCCCATGCGGGGGTGACCGCCCAGACGCGCAGCGCACGGGTACGACACAAAACCAATCAGCAAAGCATTGCTGTAGGCGAAGTTTCCAGTAATGTGGTGACACAATCTGCTTATGCGCAGCATACGCCAGAATTACCCAAGCAAAAGCATATTTTCAAGTCAGGCATTTCTTCAAAAGTGTTAGGCAGAAAAGAAATTGAAGCAGCAGGACCAGGTGCCGGCGGTGCGCAAATGCTGAATTTTGCTCCCGGGGTGAGTACCTTGGCCAGTTATGGGACGGGCGCTGCCAAGGCTCAGATCAGCATAGATGGTATTAAACAAGGCTGGGGTAATCCCAAGGGATCTGAGGCCGCACACAGCATTGCCATCTCTTTTGATGGTATCCCCATGAATAATCCGGCTACCGGGTTGTGGCAGTCTCCCCAAGTCAATCAGCCTTCCATGATCCAGGGCATTCATGTCACCTATGGCCCTGGTAATCCTGAGAATCGCTGGTACAACAATATTGGAGGTGGTATTGATTTTGTGCCGATCCAGCCGACCAACAAACCTGGTGCCAGTATTGGTATGAGTTACGGAAGTAATGATTTCAAGAATATTCACTTTGATGTGCGTACCGGTAATTTTGATGGTTTTTCAGCGGTTCTCGCGGGCGGCGTGAGCAGCGGTAACAGTTTCCTTGGCGTACCATCCGGAACCAGTTTACTCAGTCCTTCTGGAGTGGTTTTGCCGAGCAATAGCTATGCCTGGTTCTTCAAGATTCGCAAGCGCTTCCGCCGGGGCGATGACAGTTTCGGAGCCTATTTGGCCAAGGGTTCAGCCTACAAGCCTTATGATATACCGGTATCGGCGGCATCGGGCACGACTATCAACGGTTTCAATAATACTACCGGTAAGCCTATACCGGGCCCGCTGTATAGCCAGCAGACCTCTGGTTTTTACAATGCTGTACCCTACAAAATTGACAGTAACAGCACCTGGATGTTCTACAACAAGCTGAACGTGGATATTGGTGCCGCGACCTGGCTGCATAATGACATCTGGTATCGTTATGGACACCGTTTGCACAATCGTTATGTTTCCTATGCAGTCGGTGCACCCAATACTAATGAGTATAATGATCCCCACAGTGAAACTTACGGGGATAAGCTCTGGTTTGATAGCAAGTTGCCCTATAACAAGCTGGGATTTGGTGGCTATTTTATCAAATCCAGAGACAACTCTAAAAATGCCTTCTACAGCCAATATGCACCCTACTATGCCACGCGTTTTGTTCCCAATGACAAGTACCGGAGCGACTTTCTGGATGTGACTGATGTGGCGGCTTTCTTCCAGGATAAAATTCATCCGATATCCTCTGTGGATATTACTCCAGGAGTTCGCGTAGAACAATTTCAGATGAATTATACGCCTTTTACAACGGAAACCTTCCCGGAGTCGAGTCAATTGTATCCTAAGGGTAATCAGGCTATACTCCCTACGGATTCTCGCAGCCTGAGTGCGGTGGAACCTTCGGTGAATATCAGCTGGCGTCCTATTCATCATCTGGCGTTGTTTGCAGGTTATAGTGAGGCTTATCAGACACCTGCATTCGGTGGTGGCGGTGGTCCTTTCCAGGCTATCCCAGCCAGTTCGCTTTCGTTGGAAAAGGGACAGAATTATCAGGCCGGCTTCAAGGTCCACGTGGCGCATGATGGTTACCTGCATCATTTTCTGTTTAGTGCCAACTGGTACTTCACCCGCTTCTCCAATCAGTATCTTCCCATTACTTTGACCAATGGTGATGTGATCAATGCCGACGGCACTTCGGATTATGAAGGCGTCAATATTTATGCTGTGGATAATCCACTGTACTGGCTCCACACCTTTGCCAATTTGTCGTTCCAGAAAGCGTATTTCAGTAATTATACCGTGAAAGGTAAAAGTTATGATGGTTTGCCAGTTGCCAATGTCCCGGATGCAACTTTCAATATTGGTGCCTATACCAAAAGTTTCGTTGACGGTATTTTGCTGGAACCGCGTATTTGGGTGCAGTACACCGGACCCCAGTCCCTGTATGACAGTATCACCAAGTCACCCTCAGCTACGGCAAAACTGCCCTCTTATACTTTGCTGAACCTGGCTTTGCACAGCAAGATTCCCATGCACATGGCTTATTTCAGGAATGTGGGCGTGGATGTGGATCTGCTCAATGTGCTTGGAAACCGCTACAACAGTTATGAATATATCAGCAGTGGTGGAACTTACGGACCCAACACCAAGGGCGATCTGATTGGTCTGCCCGGGGCACCGAGAACTTTTTATGTAAGCCTGACGGCTAATTTCTAA
- a CDS encoding winged helix-turn-helix transcriptional regulator, whose product MFYTLVGGVLHHAMHMTDALLLMTAAKVENLSTLVGSRILIFSAGNPADKMALRLQRSGAFVKALNGQERDVLPLIKRWHPVLLIITDWTVDMAPWLNELLSLPVCTHLCVLALGADDEAHAMSALDAGASAYLADTVTESVLRAQIGTLLKNGHHWENTEVRQDPYIWINPESSRIRLNGSEIRLSRRLFRFLHYLALHPDRTFTASEIANVLSDGQKFIQENSVAAQVHRLRKYMEAAGAGEWLETVHGFGYRLTLPQKKSFDVKLS is encoded by the coding sequence ATGTTTTATACCCTGGTCGGTGGGGTGCTTCATCATGCGATGCATATGACAGATGCCCTGCTATTAATGACGGCTGCTAAAGTGGAAAACCTCAGCACGCTGGTCGGTTCCAGAATTCTGATATTTTCTGCAGGTAATCCAGCCGATAAGATGGCTTTACGGTTACAGCGCTCCGGCGCTTTTGTCAAAGCGTTGAATGGTCAAGAACGTGATGTTTTACCACTCATTAAACGCTGGCATCCGGTTTTGCTGATTATTACGGATTGGACTGTGGATATGGCGCCATGGCTGAATGAATTATTATCCCTTCCGGTTTGTACGCACTTATGCGTTCTGGCATTGGGTGCCGATGACGAAGCTCATGCCATGTCCGCACTGGATGCCGGTGCCAGCGCCTATCTGGCGGATACGGTGACGGAATCTGTTTTACGCGCCCAGATAGGAACCCTGTTAAAAAACGGCCATCATTGGGAGAATACTGAAGTCCGGCAAGATCCTTATATCTGGATCAATCCTGAAAGCAGTCGAATCCGCTTGAACGGTTCTGAAATCAGATTGAGCCGAAGGTTATTCCGGTTTCTCCATTATCTGGCTTTGCATCCAGATCGGACATTTACGGCCTCGGAAATTGCCAATGTCCTCAGTGACGGTCAAAAATTCATTCAGGAAAACTCCGTTGCCGCTCAGGTACACCGATTACGTAAATATATGGAGGCGGCTGGCGCCGGAGAATGGCTCGAAACCGTGCATGGTTTTGGTTATCGGCTGACTTTGCCGCAAAAAAAATCATTTGATGTGAAATTGTCATAA
- a CDS encoding ExbD/TolR family protein has product MERRYFEQKKGRVEIIPMIDIMLFLLVFFIMITLQMIPDKGLNLQLPTSSEAQSLPRPHFTINIQKDGSVNVKGHHYDLDGLEKMLASDGDPGKTQITIAADRGVPFQDFIHVMDRCQKAGVSDIGIAAKSS; this is encoded by the coding sequence ATGGAAAGACGCTATTTCGAGCAGAAAAAGGGTCGGGTCGAAATCATTCCAATGATTGACATCATGCTCTTCCTGCTGGTGTTTTTCATCATGATCACCCTGCAGATGATTCCCGACAAGGGCCTCAATCTGCAGTTGCCCACTTCCAGTGAAGCCCAGAGTCTGCCGCGTCCACATTTCACCATCAACATTCAGAAAGACGGGTCGGTGAACGTCAAGGGTCATCATTACGACCTGGATGGTCTGGAGAAAATGCTCGCCAGCGACGGCGACCCCGGCAAGACCCAGATCACCATCGCCGCTGACAGGGGCGTGCCCTTTCAGGATTTCATTCATGTCATGGACCGCTGCCAGAAGGCGGGGGTGAGTGATATCGGGATAGCGGCAAAAAGTTCTTGA
- a CDS encoding MFS transporter: protein MATPQGSSTQNNVADALNSVSFSPFHLKAMFASAMGFFTSAYDLFIIGTALVLIKSEWHLGAAEVGLIGSISLIATFVGAYVFGTLADRLGRKAIYGLEALLMTVGALLSAFAPDVTVLLIARVILGLGIGGDYPLSAVLMSEYANVKSRGRMVSQVFSAQAIGLVTGPVVALTLLAAGVNHDLAWRLMLGLGALPAAAVIYIRRTLPESPRWLARVKGDAVAAGKQLASFSLGTATATVQDKIVKQPLSRYWLTLLGTAGGWFMFDYAYYGNTISTPMIMSHIAPHADVVTSTALSLMVFAIAAVPGYFLAAFTIDRVGHKTLQMLGFFLMGLMFLLIGAFPVLTESVGVFLVLYGVSYFFAEYGPNTTTFVLAAELFPVNLRTTGHGLSAGTAKVGAFLGALIFPILLHDYGLHGTLMITFFFALAGLLLTAFCLKEPAGKSLEEASGEDIVVPMRKNTSAGMTPS, encoded by the coding sequence ATGGCAACACCGCAAGGCAGTTCAACACAAAACAATGTGGCAGATGCACTCAACTCTGTCAGTTTCAGTCCGTTTCATCTTAAAGCCATGTTTGCGTCCGCAATGGGCTTTTTCACTTCTGCTTATGATCTTTTCATTATTGGTACCGCCCTGGTACTGATCAAGAGTGAGTGGCACTTGGGCGCAGCCGAAGTCGGGCTGATTGGTTCCATTTCGCTCATCGCCACTTTTGTGGGTGCCTACGTATTTGGTACCCTGGCGGATCGGCTGGGCCGCAAGGCCATTTACGGCCTTGAAGCACTGTTGATGACCGTCGGTGCACTCCTATCCGCTTTTGCGCCGGATGTGACGGTGCTGCTCATCGCCCGCGTTATTCTGGGTTTGGGGATTGGTGGAGATTATCCGCTCTCTGCTGTGCTGATGAGCGAATATGCGAACGTCAAATCCCGTGGTCGCATGGTCAGCCAGGTTTTTTCAGCCCAGGCCATTGGTTTGGTAACAGGTCCGGTAGTGGCTCTAACGCTGCTGGCGGCGGGTGTGAATCATGATCTGGCCTGGCGTCTGATGCTGGGACTGGGAGCTTTACCGGCGGCCGCCGTTATCTATATTCGTCGTACCCTACCCGAATCTCCGCGCTGGTTGGCCCGTGTCAAAGGCGATGCCGTAGCCGCAGGCAAGCAACTGGCTTCATTCAGCTTGGGAACGGCCACGGCTACAGTTCAGGATAAAATTGTCAAACAACCCCTGAGCCGTTACTGGTTGACCCTGCTGGGTACAGCCGGTGGCTGGTTCATGTTCGACTATGCCTATTATGGAAATACCATTTCCACGCCCATGATCATGTCGCATATTGCCCCGCATGCCGATGTGGTGACCAGTACGGCTTTGAGTTTGATGGTATTTGCTATTGCTGCTGTCCCCGGTTATTTTCTGGCGGCGTTTACGATTGATCGTGTCGGTCATAAAACCCTGCAGATGCTGGGATTTTTTCTGATGGGATTGATGTTTCTGCTGATTGGTGCTTTCCCGGTGCTGACTGAATCTGTGGGTGTTTTTCTTGTGCTTTACGGGGTTTCCTACTTTTTTGCGGAATATGGCCCCAATACCACCACCTTTGTTCTGGCTGCAGAGCTTTTCCCGGTCAATTTACGGACTACCGGACATGGCCTGTCTGCAGGAACAGCCAAAGTAGGTGCTTTTTTGGGCGCTCTGATTTTCCCGATCTTGCTGCATGATTATGGTTTGCATGGAACTTTGATGATCACTTTCTTTTTTGCTCTGGCTGGTTTGCTGCTCACGGCTTTTTGCCTCAAGGAGCCTGCTGGTAAATCTCTTGAAGAAGCCAGTGGTGAAGATATTGTGGTGCCGATGCGCAAGAATACCTCTGCAGGGATGACGCCTTCCTGA
- a CDS encoding ribonuclease T2 family protein, which translates to MNILRVIKVSVLSLGLVGTGLSSSLAAADVPQGMQNFNHYTFAVMWHPGVCATWTNAGAACKDLSPDAKINQEWTMHGLWASRPQSLIASGMNGPTWWHYGCYWYNPGHTLPKDSCANPALNLPAALHQRLYAHMPMANICLDRHEYYKHVACFGETPEQFFPKELDLLDKLNASSFTAFIREHRGQWVERNAILKAFAKSFKVKNADALELRCETPGRHTHELEHQGDILTQAWITIHKDKVNDFPAPDSLEKGRKGNCAEKIHILN; encoded by the coding sequence GTGAATATTTTGCGAGTCATAAAAGTTTCAGTTTTATCTCTCGGTCTTGTTGGGACTGGTCTGTCATCTTCGCTGGCAGCGGCAGACGTTCCCCAGGGTATGCAGAATTTCAACCACTATACTTTTGCGGTCATGTGGCATCCCGGCGTGTGCGCGACCTGGACCAATGCGGGTGCTGCCTGCAAGGATTTGTCCCCGGACGCAAAAATTAACCAGGAGTGGACCATGCATGGGCTGTGGGCGAGCCGCCCCCAATCCCTCATTGCCTCCGGAATGAATGGCCCGACCTGGTGGCATTACGGCTGTTACTGGTATAACCCGGGCCATACCCTGCCAAAGGATAGTTGTGCCAATCCGGCTCTGAATTTACCGGCTGCACTGCATCAGCGTTTGTATGCACACATGCCCATGGCCAATATTTGTCTGGATCGCCATGAGTATTACAAGCATGTCGCCTGCTTCGGCGAAACGCCCGAACAGTTTTTCCCCAAGGAGCTGGATTTGCTGGATAAACTCAACGCCAGCTCGTTCACGGCCTTTATTCGTGAGCATCGCGGGCAATGGGTGGAGCGCAATGCTATTCTCAAAGCCTTTGCCAAAAGCTTCAAAGTGAAAAATGCGGATGCGCTGGAACTCCGTTGCGAGACGCCCGGCCGTCATACCCATGAACTGGAGCATCAAGGTGATATTTTGACCCAAGCCTGGATTACCATTCACAAAGATAAAGTTAATGATTTCCCTGCCCCGGACAGTCTTGAAAAGGGCCGCAAGGGAAATTGTGCTGAAAAAATTCATATACTGAATTAA
- a CDS encoding MotA/TolQ/ExbB proton channel family protein, with the protein MNLQYLIHLANYSDGVLYILGLMLLVELAVMVDRFWYLRRTILRGLVFVQELGRHGRLDREALNTLAEDAGDLPEAALLRTAAAHSGQVKGEALASRLEESVLVIAPKLDRRLWLLDTIITLAPLLGLFGTIIGMFHAFSVLAQPGHAPMQVTGGVADALVSTASGLFIAMLGLLTFNAFNNQVRMILLQLDSVKTMLINRMDGQPVVTFDTEGRPNAEAVAVARAG; encoded by the coding sequence ATGAACCTCCAATATCTCATTCACCTCGCCAACTATTCGGACGGGGTTCTATACATTCTGGGCCTGATGCTGCTGGTGGAACTGGCCGTGATGGTGGATCGCTTCTGGTACCTGCGGCGGACCATTTTGCGCGGTCTGGTATTTGTGCAAGAACTGGGGCGTCATGGCCGTCTGGACCGCGAAGCTCTCAATACCCTGGCAGAAGATGCGGGCGACCTGCCCGAGGCTGCTCTGCTGCGCACTGCTGCCGCCCATAGTGGTCAGGTGAAAGGCGAAGCCCTCGCCAGCCGCCTGGAAGAAAGCGTGCTGGTCATTGCGCCGAAACTGGACCGCCGCCTGTGGTTGCTGGACACCATTATTACCCTGGCCCCGCTGCTGGGTTTGTTCGGGACCATCATCGGCATGTTTCATGCGTTTTCGGTATTGGCCCAGCCCGGACACGCGCCTATGCAGGTCACCGGTGGCGTTGCCGATGCGCTGGTATCCACCGCTTCCGGCCTGTTCATCGCCATGCTCGGATTGTTGACCTTCAATGCCTTCAATAATCAGGTGCGCATGATTCTGCTGCAACTGGACTCGGTGAAAACCATGCTCATCAACCGCATGGATGGTCAGCCGGTCGTGACCTTTGACACCGAAGGCCGCCCCAATGCTGAAGCGGTGGCCGTGGCGAGGGCGGGATAA